CCATGGTGTCCATGTCCACCAGCAGAACTTCTAGCTTTCGTTGACTGTCTGCTGTAGTCTCCATGAGGGCCAGCTCTGTTGAGGCACGGCCTTTCTCTGCTCGGCTTAGCTCTTCCTTGTGCCTCTGCTTCAGCTCTTCAGTCTCCTTCTGGAAATTCTCCTCCAAGAGAGCCAGTTGCTCCTGCTGTTGGGAGAGCTGGTTCATACGTTTGCTGATCTCACTCTTCAGTGTGCTGTTCTCCTTCTGGAGAGTGGACACTGTTTGTGTGAAGTTCAGGCGCTCATCCTGCAAGGATGCCTCATATTTCTCTTGGATTGCACTGACATTGCGGGCATGCTGCTGGACAAGAACATCCATGTTCTGACCTGTCTGTTTGCACCAGCCCACATCTTGCTCATGCATGGCCCGTAACCTACATGCCACATAAGCCACCTGAGCCTGGATCAGGGCTTCACGCATACAAAGAGAGGTACTTGTGAAATGATGTGACGTTTGGCGTCCCAGCAGAGCATGGATCATTTTAGCCAGTCCAGGATGGTTTCCACCACTTTCTATCTCTTGAGCGTACTTATGTAGGATTGCTGCTTGTCTTTGAAGCTCATTAGCCAGGTTGTCATGTGCATTTTGCAGTGATTCAATACAGTCGACACCACAAGAGGGCATTTCTCCAGCCAAGTGTCGATCTACAATTTCCTCAGCCAAGCCTTTAGCCTCTTCCATTTCAATCTGCTCCATGTAGGGAGCGAGTTCAGGGGGGCGAATGTCTGCTAACTGCTTTTGTTTACCAAACCCAAAGTTATTTTTGACttcttttattacatttttcaaatcaggcCTTTTGGAAGCTTCAATAATTGCTTTCAGAGCCTTTTCCCTTTGATGCAGGTTATCATGGGCTTCAGTCAACTCCCTTTTCAGTATTCTGAATTTCTCTTCATAGCAAAGTTTAAGGTTTTGAATAGAGTAGGCTAGCTCTGCTTTAATGAAGGTGTTAAAGATTTCTGTGGCATCAACATCTACATCAACTGTAACACTGCTCTCTTTGGATTTAGCAACATCCGTCTCAGCTTTCTCCAAGTCTTTCCAAAACGCACTCTCTAACATCAACTTTCTGGTCAAGACATCAGCATAAACAATAGCCAAGCAATCTCTGTCACCCCTTTTAACATTCTCCATGTCTTCCCATATCTCTGCAAGAGACTGTAGGAGGTCAGACTTTGAAGTCTGTATTAACATAGCCATCTTGTTCAAAACGACTGCCTCAAACGATAACGTTTTGGCAAAGAGGTGCAAAGCATCTTTATCTAGGGTCTCTGGGGGTTGATTTTGATAGACAGCTGGTGATTGCTCTTCCAGTGTCTTTTGTCCCTGTCGAATGTACAGTGATGCATCAAACAAGTCTTTCTCTATCTCTGACAACGAGTGCAGCTGTGAATCAGTGGTATCATGAGAGCCTCTGAGAATATTCCTGACTTTCTCTCGACTATTTTCCACACACGCCAGGGCCTTGGCATAATGCTTATTGGCAGCACTACTCTTTACCACAACTCCACAACTAAACGCCTTGTCAAGGTTAGGCTTTGTTTCTGTCATCTTTAGATCAATCTTAGGCATGTCTTCTGCTTGGATGGATCGTGGCTCTTCTAGATTCTGTGTGAGGTTCCTTAGTTTATCTTCAGTGGCAAGCAGTTTAGTCTCTAGGGCATGTATGATAGAGATAAACTTCTCTGGGTCACTACTATGGGAAAAGGTGATATCAGAGGAGATGCTTCCTTCACTTTGATGGATGTCTTCATTTACATCCTGACTAACTTTTTGTCTTGTGTCTGCAAAGGTACTGCTGACATGGGTAGTGTCTAAGCCCTCTAGATTCATGTATTTTTGGCACTGAATATTGGAAAAACGTATTCTTGGTCTCTTAGCTTGAGACTCCTTATCATCTGGGAAATTTTCTGTCCTGGATGTACGGTCATAGGAAAGTAGGAGTTCTGTGTTTGCTGATAAGGAGACTGATGTTTTAAGTCTTGCAGTCTTGCTCTCTTCTGGGATATGCTGCCTTTCCATGCGTAGGTCAGCATAGCCCAGTTGCAGGGCATTGAGATGCTGCTCTAGCTCTGCTATGCGGTCCTCTGCAACCACAAGCTTGGCTTGCAGATCCTTTTCAGCACTACAGGGCTCAACCTTATCTAAGAGACTCTGACTCATTTGACAAAGAAGCTCCTCCTTAGCTTGCAACTTCTGTTCTGTTTCTTCCAGGCTGTTGCCAAGTGCAGCCATTTTAACAAGGGCCTCTTTCAGGTCCTCTTCTTTGCGTTCTACCAGCCTCTCATACATTTCTTTAGTCTGCCGGATCTCCTCCTCTTTGTCCCTCAGGAACTGGCTCATTTTCTGAAACTCTTGGGTTGCTCTCTCATATGAGTGCTCCAAGGTGTAGTAATCAGCCTCTTCCGTTTCCAGACGATTGCGCAGCTTATTCACCTCACGGTCTGCCTCGGAAATCTGGTTAAGAAGCTCCTGACAGCGGCAAGTGAGATGGCCTTTCTCTTCTTCAAGCCTACGCACACTCTCCCTCAGTATCTCTACCATGTCATTCTTCTGGGTCACCTCCTCTTGCAACTTCACCATTTCCTCCCTGCATTCCTTTCCTCCAGAGGCCTGCCTCCCTCTTAACAGTGcctccacctgctgctcagCCTCCAGCAGTCGgttctccatctccatctttgCAGTTTCAGCCTCAGCTAATCTTCTACACAGATTCTGTCTTTCCCTCTCATGACTCTCTAGCATACTATTCTGCTCCTGCCTCAGTCGCTCCTCTTTCAGTGCCTGACCCTCCTCAGTAGCACTTAGCCGAGCAGTCACTTCTTGCAGCCTCTCCTGCAGCCTCTGTATTTCTCTCATGTGGTCCCGTTGCAAGGCCTGCTGGCGCTCTAGGTGCCTAAGGGCTTGGTTTCTCTCTAAGAGGCTGGCCTCTACTTCCCGGAGTCTGTCTTCGTTGTCTTTGAGCTGGGCTCGTATTGTGGCCTCACTACGGCTATAttcctcctcctgttccttTGAGCGCTCTTGCTCAAGCTTGAGCTCATTGCGCATTCTGGCCACAGCCTGTTCGCTGGCCAAGATTTCAGCCATTGCAGATGCTAGTTTAGCCTGCAGTGCCTGAATGCCAGCCTCATGCTGGCCTACAGCATCCTGGGCTTCTGTGTAGCTTCTCTTTAGTGTCCGAATCTGCTGCTGGGCCATGTCCTGCTTGCGCTTTTGGGTCTCCAACTCGCCCTGTAAATCTTGATTAAGCTTGTGCAGGCGTTGCCATGGCACTCTGTGCGGTGAAGAGGAAGGGGGTGTTGCACTCTTGAAAAAGATTGATGAGACAGTTTCATTAATTCACCTTACTTGCCCTACCATATACGGAGAACCACATCTCGGGGTAACCAGGAAAATACGTTTTCTCCTTTCTGGATATCAACCTTtcattttgatttcttttttttccccaagctTCCACTGTGCTTTTTCAGAGGTGACTTGGAAATTGAAAGATGTAAatgacaccccccccccacaaaaaaaaaaaaagaaaaaaaaaaaagaaacagaactTGGTGGGTtgatttgaaaattaaaaaaaaacaaacaaacaaacagaccatcTTAGTCATTTTTGCAAAGTAAACATGAAAAAGTAGAATTATGGCTCTGTGTAAACATCGTGGTTTAACTTAAAACTGAACAATGTCAAAAAGCAACTTGTTAAAGTATGCAATTCTGAGACACCAAAAAGCATGCAGAAATCAAGCTTGGAAAAGGCACACAGATGAAGCACGAGTGAACAGAGAGGAAAAAGCACAGCGCAAGGCTTCTTGATCAAGTTTCTTACCTTAAGCATATCAGATCAAATCAATTATTTTCCCAGGAGATGTGAAACTCCGTAAAACAGTTAGTGAAAACTCATGCTAAGAACACCACAACCATGCATATCAGTGTCAGAGAATAAGCACCCACACCTGTTAGTAGAACTTTATCCAAGTTACAGTAGCCACAAATAAATCTGATCTATCATGAGTCAGTAAAATACAATCTACACACAGCTGATAACATTTACCGCGCCACGTTTGGCCAATACATGTATACTATCTTGCAAACCTTGATACGATTATAAACATTTTTATGCTCAAGATTTCTTCATGTTGCAATGCTATATTTTGCACGATGAATAGTGAGTAGGGTACCTGCAGCACATAGCCCTCTCTGGCACTTTGTTCCCTCCCTAGTGCATCTTCCAACTGCTCTTTTAAAACACTGTTTTGCTTCTGTAGTCGGTCCAGCTCCTGTTGCTTCTGTCCCAACTGAACAaggagagaaaaacagcaaataatgAGCAGATGGCACAAGATGCTCCATTAccataaatatgtaaataaatatgtaaataaccACACTGAGGAAACGTACCTCTTTGTCAAGCAGCGCAGCGAGTTCATGTGCAGGCAATCTGTCAGAGTTTCCTGAAGCTGAGGCGATGGGCACTTGCTTCTCTTCTCTTAATGGTGTTGTCTCCACTTGATGCCAGCGCTGCTCAATCTCTTCTTGGACATCTGAGGTTTTGTTGTCCTTCTTATCGTCACTAGCAGTATGCATGGCCGCGGGGTGGTCTACTTCCATCTTTCCTTGTTCTTGGCATTCAGGTTTCAATGGCTGTACCGACGGTGTAGTATTTAGCGTGGAGGTCATGGTAACAGTAACAGTATTTGGCATGTGGGTTGCACTGGTTGTGCCATGAGGAGGGACACCCCTCCTAACACTCTCCTTTTCTGCTTCTGCTGTCGTAGAAGGCGGGTGAGCACCTGATGCAGAAGAAGTTTGGAGGGAGGAGGTAGAGACAGGAGAGGACGCTAATGAGGAAGGGGAAGAAGAGGCAGAACAGTATGAGGGAGATGTGGAGAATGATGAGCTGAGGTCGACTGTGTCTGCTCGTTCCTTCAAGGGCTTTCCTGTCTGTTCCATTTTGAACTCAGACCAGTCATAAGTCTTAGAGCGACCCTCTCGTCTGCGCTCACGAACTCGACTCTTACGGGGCTCAGAAGGGGAGGCAGAGGTGTTGTTGCCAGCTGGCTGTCTGTGGACATCCGAATTGGGGGCCTCAGGACTGGGGCTTTGCTCAAGGTTGGTTTGTGAACACGGCTCCAACATGACATGGGCTTTTATCTTCTCCTCAGGGAGGGATCTGAACGaatacaaaaaaggaaaaaagatatGTAAGACAGCTTTAAAAGAACACGATGATGAATTTTTACATTAACATGAGCTCAAGCTACAATACTATTACATAAAGCTTTGCTGGACAAAGAACAATTCAAACATTTGtggcagagcagcagcattAAAAGCATGATAATCAGTGAAATGTATTTCAAATGTATCACATTTATTAGGCTGAAAGCAGCTTTGATCTGAGGTAAGCCTGGTGGCAGATGTCTGCCGTTAGCTGTTATATTAATGCGATCTGTATGCAGCAGTAACTTAGAGCTGTAGTTGGTAATTTTTATGAGATTGTCATATTtcctgaaactgtcactatatccatAGAGTAGTACATGAAACCAGTAGTCTGTGAAGAAAATTATGTTACTCTGCCTCTTTGCAGTGCTTTTAATTTCATTTGCAAGACCCACATTAACAAGGTGACGATAACATAAtttttccacctcagaaacatagCCAAGGTACAACCATTTCTAAATaaaaaagatgcagagaaatTGATTGATGCCTTTATTTCAAGCCGCCTCGACTACTGTAATGCACAACTGGCCTCCCAAAACGCACCACTGAGAGACgtcagctcattcaaaactctgcagctcagctattaaccagaaccaagaggagagagcacatcaggccagtctgagctgctctgcactgacttcctgttagatttagaattgattttaagctcttcctccttgtatacaaagccctacatgggctAGGACcaagctacattgctaactcccttgttaactatttgccttcaagaacactgcgatcatctgctgctggtttattggaggttccctTCAACAGTCGGAAGAAGATCatggatgcagcctttgtcaattaCCCCTCAAAGCTGTGGAACACACCACAtgtagatatcagggaagctagctcactaaatatttttaaaagaaagctaaaaacgaATCTGACTTCCTCATACAGGtctgaaacattttctttttacgtTTTTTACTTTCTATTTACGCTTGACGTTGCTGCAACAAGTCCATTGTTGTCCATTACTTCCATTTTCATGTAAACCACTCAACGCTTATACTACTCTattgtaaaagcactttgtgctgcatttcttgtatgaaagaaTCCACTGGGtaaaacaaccaatcaggggtgaggagtctctaatgcagctgtgaATCATGTCAATCAGTGCTCATGAACTGCGGTCAGAGTGTCAAACTAgtcagtgctgatcaaatatgaatatgaaGATTCTGCATTGCCTTCTTCTTTCTTCATGCCTTGCCATGGtagattcttgcaaatgccattagaagcactgtGAGGATCTTTTTCTAGAGACTGTTTCATGTTCTACTCTCTAGATATAATGACAATTTCAGCGAATATGACaattcttaaaaataaaagataccAACTGCATCTATGACATGAATAATATCTTTGATCAGCACTTGTCATGTTGAGGGGCagagcattttttaaaaaagtgaccCGACTAATCTATTTTGACCACAACATGTGTAGAGGTGTCAGGAGGGGAAAATGAGATGGGGCAGAGCTCCAGAATGAGAAAGAGGTGTCTGTGAGGCGTCTTGACAGAAATACCAAAGATATCACACATTCTCCCCTTAAAGAGAGCTGTCAAAGAGACACACTGGCAAAGGTGTGTGACTCAGTAAATGCGGGTCAGTGTATGTATACAGTATCAGGTGTGATCAGCTATCTGAAAGGCAATACTTAgctttgaaaaacacaaaaataaatgttaaggtAGATAAAAATCCTCAGGTAAACAGTTGTTTTGGAACAGTTAAAGGATAAAGAATAGACCTTTATATCCCAGCTCTTCTCTCCATTCACTCAAAgcttttctgtctgtgctgcagttgtgattttgttgttgttttgtgatcATTTCCAAAAGTTACTGAGTGGACAGTCACACTACAATGATCATTAAATCACTCTCTGCTGTTGATCCACAGAAGGTCAGGTGGGTTATTCTAGTATGTTGATGTGATTGCAGCGTGTGTCTCTACAGTAGCACAACTGACAGGGAGACATTACTCAACAATCACATGACATAGGGTGGGACGACAGACACGCTGGGGCTGACATTGCTGAGCAATTACATCACTGTTCGAGGAGGGGGGGGAGGATATTCAACACACAAGTACTCCAACCTGGGCTTCAGAACGGATAGTTTCAGAGAGATGTTTTTCCTGGAAGCAGGTTGAAAATACCGGTcgagggaggaggagaaagaaaggaagagaaggtgaggaggagagagggattaaaataaaataagtgagaAAAGCAGTAGTTATATCTGCCAGTGGTTGAAGTGTTAATCCTCTTTGGGTATTACCGAGTGACATCGGGGGCAATAGTGGGTCGCACATTCTTCATGATGGCCTGAATCCAGTTGCGACGGATTCCAGAGGTCATGGCTGACAGGGTGCACGCTCCCTCtttacactgaaaacagaaaggCATTTCATTCAAATGACTGACAGCGATGAGACAGCACGTCGATTAAAATACCTTTTTGACACTttgacactaaaaaaaaaacaaagcatgtGTTTTTGTACAGGGCTAAAACAGATGATGTGCAGCAGTGGAATTGCATCGACAATGCAAGGCTGTCCTGGTTCAGGAGAAAGACTTGTTGCTCTTCTTTTACTGACTGTAACCTACAGTGGCCAAGATGCATCAAATGAActgcacattaaaaacactttgCAAATTCGACAAAACACAAGTGCATTAACGGAAATGCAAAACCCGACTATTATTACATACATATGTGTAAGAGAGAAGTTCTTGCCCACTTAGGGGGCACGTGAtgtctttatattttcatatttataaaAATGGGTCTCTGGTTACCATGGAGATGACTTAAAATCTTTCACTGAAGCATGAACTGGAAATGACAAGCGACTGTTTCATTTCCGTCATGTAACACTgggaaaatggatggatggaattgTACTGGCAGTGCCTTCCAACCACTGAAAGAGctttaacactacatgtcacattcacacattcacacacacatttacacactagAGGCCAAAGCTAaaatacaaggtgccacctgttCATAAGTTAAACGTTCACACAGTCATCGGGAGAAatttgggttcagtatcttgcccatgGATACATTGACTTGTGGACAGAAAAGTTGAAGACTGAACCGCTGATCTTCAGATTGGTGGACAACCTGCCCGCTTATCAAATGTGTTGGACAACCTACCATAAATCACCCTTAATATGGCTATGGTCTCCATACACAGGTATAGCTTAGgtcactggttcccaactggtccagccacagggtccagatttctcctcagtcattagttcaagcaGTTTAATACAATCAGCGTCATAATTGTGTTTGGCCGTGTCCTTGAAGTAGTTTGCTAGCTCTtccaagtagctgtctgttcgTCATTCAGCCAAAAGCAGAGaacagcacttcaaaaaaaaaagctctgtacCCAACAATTTAAAGTACTTCaaaaaaaggtgtgttttttacaaactagaCACATTCGCAAGTCACTCgctgtccattcagaatggacccgcgaccCACATTTGGCAACCACGTTAGATGGCAGAGTACGTAAATATGAATAGTATTAATGGAATAATAGTCAGCCATTTCATTCGGATCATCTGTTGACAGTCACTGTTGTGGATTTTGcgtttgtgttttctgttaatGAGCTTGTGCTTTTCAAATTTCAAAAGCATTTTTGATATGGGGTTTGTCTGAAACATCTCAGCCACCTTAGAAACCAGAGGTGAGTAGAAGATTGATATTTACTGTATTAAATATCCTTCAGCAACTTCCataaataactgtttttgtaAAGTAGCTTTAACGGAGAATACCTCTCATGCTAAGGAGTACATTTTGAGAGAGAAACTTGTCAGTCATTTCTCAGATAGCCACCTGCACCACACTCAGAATGCAGTTTCATCAGCTGTAGAAAAAACTGTGAAATGAGAAATACATTCTTGGCCTCACTTCTCCTTTGCTTCACTTTGCTGTGTTGTTAAACCACACTGAGCTCGGGGGTTCGAAAGCTCGCTTGAAAGCAgaacatcaaaacatcacactaaCACAAAGCTGAGGAGAAGACGTGTATTTTTAGACTGTCACTACACCCACAATGTTAACACCATCTAGATTAGTGACGAAAGTAACAGGGGAAGTTTCAGTTTAATGTGTACTGTGTAATCAAATCTACATACCACTGTTAGATGTAATTTGCCACATTTTTGACCCCCTTTGCCACAAACAAAAAGTCCAACCATTTGCAAAAACTGTGTGTTAAATCATTTATCTTATGTGGAAAACAACGTGTTCCTGCTCTTATTCTAAGGACCAAGTACCCTTGAGCATTCAGGCTGTCACAATTTTAGGAAGCTTGAGTGCAGTTCAGGGTGGGCGTGAACTGGTGCTTTACACGCAACTGCTTCTGATACTAATCTATTGCATCACAATGCTACATTTAGCTGATGTCTGTCTTCTTGGTGCCCCATATTGAAAAAGATTTCAACTTTTAGAGAACTGTTCTGAGCAGTAGAAATCTCCCTTTAGACAGAGGTATCCTGCACTCAATGACTCTGTAACTCAGCTTTACCTTACGTCCagaacatttaaattaaatcgTACATTTAGTGACCTCTAGTGGAAGTAAAGTGATGCCTACATGAACACAGTTACTCACTACAGCCTCTGAGTTAGGGATGGGAATCAATAACCTGTTCCAAACTGTCTCATTCATCAGGATCGTATGCCTCCAAGCTTATCATTTCCTTCTATCGACGTTGGCTTGTTTTTCTGACGGTTGCGCATTGCAACAAAATGATGCCGAAACATCTCTCTAAATGGactttagagagagagagagatgctgaAAACCTGTTCAGGCCTATTTTTCCCCACATAGAAACTGATCAGAAATCAATAAGGGCATCAATAAACAATCAGACCAAGAAGCAAAATCAATTTCCATCACTACACAGTAATGGGGTTTCACAAACCAGGTACTTCATTCCACTCACTGCTTTAACTGCAGTGACAGATTAACAGCCCCTCCCAGTCTGACCATGGAGCAGAGGGAGTAGACATAAATACTGGAGTTATTAATTTCTCGTCACCAAACCCACGTTCTCAGCCAAAGAGACAACGATCCCCTCCACTCCTCTATTTCTGACTTCCTCCAGAGAAAATAGCTGGGGGAAGCTGCTCCAAGCAAATGTAAACAAAAGACATGACCTTGTAGTTTCTGTCTCCTCCTGCAGGATTATCATGGCAGGTTGAAATCTATATGTAGCAGGaacaaaacccacactgacatcaaATGGATAACGATTGAACTGCATTGAGACTATATGCGTCCGGTAAGTATTTTGCCAGCAACAAGTGCTAAAAATGTTTGATGGCCAAAGGATTACATGATGAAAGTAAGTGTAGTTCCCTCCTAGGGTTCACAGCAGGATCCATAGGACAGCGCGACTGTTATGCACTTATGGGTTTAAAACTTGAGTGTT
The nucleotide sequence above comes from Epinephelus lanceolatus isolate andai-2023 chromosome 21, ASM4190304v1, whole genome shotgun sequence. Encoded proteins:
- the mpripa gene encoding uncharacterized protein mpripa isoform X1, whose protein sequence is MSLKDNPCRKFQANIFNKSKCQNCFKPRESHLLNDEDLNQAKPIYGGWLLLAPEGTNFDNPLHRSRKWQRRFFILYEHGLLRYALDEMPSTLPQGTINMNQCSDVIDGESRTGQKNSLCILTPEKEHFIRAECKEIINGWQEALTVYPRTNKQNQKKKRKVDPPTHQGGETASQCFSTEDMNGHPEPGPAKVTVTSSSSGGSIPCLPSSIASAERVPMSRATLWQEESRWSRATIPCSRSASCLSQLGQSQPDSTITTQDDGGTMSTGRKVRVESGYFSLEKTKSEPSPQSAQHSQPPTHLPLSSSPSSSSLGALSPRYNSEPESQTSPFQPSQDPLPSPGALVSPSYSTISSSQSSLDSEPSGSTPTWEGRSGGGGSTGSVSGGGGRVGRPGREYAALSDVPRARRLSYREAFRSEKKRQDLRARTRSPGREEVARLFGEERRRSQIIGRFEEGQPVERMDTSSSNEPSDSTTLIQRQGRSERRYLANKHEMSLDAGKDRSVPDVSSSTFANLRRAKSLDRRVTESSMTPDLLNFKKGWMTKLYDDGMWKKHWFVLTDQNLRYYKDSIAEEASELDGEIDLSTCYDVKEFPVQRNYGFQIMCKEGACTLSAMTSGIRRNWIQAIMKNVRPTIAPDVTRKNISLKLSVLKPRSLPEEKIKAHVMLEPCSQTNLEQSPSPEAPNSDVHRQPAGNNTSASPSEPRKSRVRERRREGRSKTYDWSEFKMEQTGKPLKERADTVDLSSSFSTSPSYCSASSSPSSLASSPVSTSSLQTSSASGAHPPSTTAEAEKESVRRGVPPHGTTSATHMPNTVTVTMTSTLNTTPSVQPLKPECQEQGKMEVDHPAAMHTASDDKKDNKTSDVQEEIEQRWHQVETTPLREEKQVPIASASGNSDRLPAHELAALLDKELGQKQQELDRLQKQNSVLKEQLEDALGREQSAREGYVLQSATPPSSSPHRVPWQRLHKLNQDLQGELETQKRKQDMAQQQIRTLKRSYTEAQDAVGQHEAGIQALQAKLASAMAEILASEQAVARMRNELKLEQERSKEQEEEYSRSEATIRAQLKDNEDRLREVEASLLERNQALRHLERQQALQRDHMREIQRLQERLQEVTARLSATEEGQALKEERLRQEQNSMLESHERERQNLCRRLAEAETAKMEMENRLLEAEQQVEALLRGRQASGGKECREEMVKLQEEVTQKNDMVEILRESVRRLEEEKGHLTCRCQELLNQISEADREVNKLRNRLETEEADYYTLEHSYERATQEFQKMSQFLRDKEEEIRQTKEMYERLVERKEEDLKEALVKMAALGNSLEETEQKLQAKEELLCQMSQSLLDKVEPCSAEKDLQAKLVVAEDRIAELEQHLNALQLGYADLRMERQHIPEESKTARLKTSVSLSANTELLLSYDRTSRTENFPDDKESQAKRPRIRFSNIQCQKYMNLEGLDTTHVSSTFADTRQKVSQDVNEDIHQSEGSISSDITFSHSSDPEKFISIIHALETKLLATEDKLRNLTQNLEEPRSIQAEDMPKIDLKMTETKPNLDKAFSCGVVVKSSAANKHYAKALACVENSREKVRNILRGSHDTTDSQLHSLSEIEKDLFDASLYIRQGQKTLEEQSPAVYQNQPPETLDKDALHLFAKTLSFEAVVLNKMAMLIQTSKSDLLQSLAEIWEDMENVKRGDRDCLAIVYADVLTRKLMLESAFWKDLEKAETDVAKSKESSVTVDVDVDATEIFNTFIKAELAYSIQNLKLCYEEKFRILKRELTEAHDNLHQREKALKAIIEASKRPDLKNVIKEVKNNFGFGKQKQLADIRPPELAPYMEQIEMEEAKGLAEEIVDRHLAGEMPSCGVDCIESLQNAHDNLANELQRQAAILHKYAQEIESGGNHPGLAKMIHALLGRQTSHHFTSTSLCMREALIQAQVAYVACRLRAMHEQDVGWCKQTGQNMDVLVQQHARNVSAIQEKYEASLQDERLNFTQTVSTLQKENSTLKSEISKRMNQLSQQQEQLALLEENFQKETEELKQRHKEELSRAEKGRASTELALMETTADSQRKLEVLLVDMDTMEERHEGHVRKLEEQFEQRICELQQIHKQEIEKLQSQYMENIQCIQKHQQDKKGPEVSHSPPCDDATTPMEEEEQGKGEDVQITSEVDSMVILKDRIQELEAQMSTMRDELENKHLEGDVASLREKYQRDFESLKATCERGFAAMEETHQKVIQDLQRQHQREISKLMEERERLLAEETAATIAAIEAMKNAHKEELEKTHRSQLSGVNSDIDELRSQYEEELQSIQRELEVLSEQYSQKCLENAHLAQALEAERQALRQCQRENQELNAHNQELNNRLTAEITRMRSCFSGETALSPLTQGKDVYELEVLLRIKESEIQYLKQEIHSLKDELQSALRDKKYATDKYKDIYTELSIVKAKADCDISKLKEKLLIATEALGERTVDGTVTSGYDIMKSKSNPDFLKKERSTTSKQSRGVRSKSLKEGLTVQERMKLFEAKDSKKI